The genome window TGTTGAGAATAtattaaagaagaagaaagaacagGATGGATACAATTACGTGATTAAACAATAGCGCATGGAAACTGTTGATGGATTGCCAATGCTGTTATGCAATTTTACATATTGCACATCTATCTCTTATCATTGACGCGTGACCTTTAATAAACTCTACAACAGATTATGATCTATTTGAAGGGAAATGAGCAATAACAAAGCAAGGCAAAACGCTGAGAAGCTGAGGAAAATTCAAGCCCACCAGGGGTCTTCACCGGTTCTGAAATCTGTTTCAACCCATGGAACAAATACTACCTTCCCCTCGTCGATATCAGCATGAGCCAAGGCCAAGGACTGCTCAAACAAGTCAGATACAGTCAATCATTAACTGAACCATGTAAACTCAAGCTGTAAAGGAGAAAGGTGGAGAACAGGGAGGGAGAGGAGAAAAGGGGTATAGGGGTCCGTAAAAGACTCAGATGGATAAAGGAATATAAGTTTGCAGTTCATCCTGAATGTAGAAGAAAAGGGATAAGACAATAGCCTTGTGAATACTAAAGCAGTATACTGGTAAACTATATTTCCAACAACAGATTGCATCTAGATATGATTAATGATTATTATCAACTTGACAAGTGTGAGGTAATTTGTCTACTGAGATTCATTTCAACTCACCAGAGGAGCAGGTCCTCTAACAACCATTCCTTGATTGTTGTATTGAGATCCATGGCATGGACAGATGAACTTGTTTTCAGCAGGATTCCATGGAACCACACAACCAAGGTGGGTACAGACAGCATTGATACCATAAGTCGCCAGTGTCCTGTCTTTCTCCACAACCAGGTAAGTAGGATCACCCTGAGTTCCAGCGAAGAACATACTATGAAAAAAATGCTTTTTCACATTATCTGTTCCATCTGGTTTACTTGAgaggaaaacagaaaatggaTGTAATTATACAGTTACTATATAGATGGTGAGAACAATTTATACATCAAGCAGAATGCTATTTACATTCATGCTTGGAAAGAAGCATCTATTCTTCCATCTTGTTTGGCATCGTTCTCCATTATGTCCTCTGAAGTGAAGGACCATGTTTTGTACACcaaatgataaaagaaaaacTGTGCTTAAGATTTTAATTTATCAAGTATTTTTGTCTGTTTATTAATCTGAATGGAATTTAGTTACAGATAGGTAGGTATTTGATATGAAAAACAATGACAATGAATTAGGATCGATTCTAAGTTTATCAATTTAAACTCCATTTCTctaaagaaaaattggacatcTCCGCACTTTCTCATACTGTAACCTTGTTTACGATTGAAAGGAATAGATCGGTGTAGCAATTACTTGCTCTGGACAACCCCTTGCTTTGTATTATCATACTATGGTCACTCTATAAAACTTGAAAATGACTTTGCATCAGTCCTTAAGTctaaaaggaattaaaacagTTGTACCTTCAACCCTTGTGTAAGGGTTCTGTCACCAGGCCCATGGTTTTTGAGCCAAACATCTACGAGGACATCATTTCCTAAAGCATCTTTTGCCACAGTACCACCACTAGCCCCTCCTAACCTGTTCTCAGAGTCGAAGCAAATGATAGCATTATAAGGCATTCGATACACAATTAAAATCATGCAGATGGGAAGTCTAAGAGCAACAAAACAAAGTCTAGAGTGTTGATTATTCTCCGGATTTAAGTAGAATAATAACTGGTAAAGTTAGTTTGCTACAAACAACAACTGAGTTGCACCAAACTACAATCAGTTTGACAATACAAATGCTCCTTCTATCATTTTCCTTGTGCTGAAACACAATTGAATGAAAATTATATCAATTTGGCTCTCAACTTGCCATTGAAAGTTTATAGGGGAGTAGGCAGGGGAAGATGGTACAAAGGAGTAAGGTTCTGATTTCAATTCATGCTGGCAATACAAGATAAACTCTGGAGCTGGCAGACGCGTTGCTTTATTAGATTCAGGAAAGACCTATCCCTCCAAAATTTAGAATTTTGTTCCAGGTAAATTTCTCAAACGAAAAATATAAGCTTCCAAATTTTACAGGAACAAAAATCTTACTCGCTAGAAGAAGCAAGAGACAAACATATGTAGCTTAAGATTGCAAGAACTAAAACTTAGCACATGATGTCATGTGGGGAACTCTTCAGCTTTACTCCACTGCAAATCTTTTATCTTTCATTGGACAAGACATAACAAGGACTCATATTTCTCAAACCTTTCCAAAAGAACAGTTTCCTGGTCTGATGATTGATTGCTGTTCCTTCTACATGTTTCAAGAAGCCAACCCCTAGTGTTCTACATTTCATGACAGGTAAGATCTGCATACCCAATTTTGCTATATATTCAAGATAGAACTGTGATCTAGATGACCATATTCTTAACGAATGCGGTGAAAGGTCATGACGAAGCATTGGAAATTCAGAATATCTAGCTATTTCATCTTTTCTGATAGTCATcaccaaacaaataaacactCACTTAACTTATTTGACAACGTTGAAATGTCCATACACAATAGCATACTTGCCTAAAACAGAATGGATTAACTATTAATTCACTGTTCATATACTCTGACCAACCACCACATGTTACTTTGAAAGCAAACCTTGTAGCATTGACAAGCACAGGGCTTACAGAGAAACAAACAGAGAGCACAACCTGCAAAATGGTGCTATGGCAAAACTAGGACAGGGTACTAATATCCAGCCATCAATTTATCAAAGGTAGTTCTTATAAATTGGGCATTCTATTGAGGTAACTGAGAATTGGTTCAGTAATGTAAAGGTGAAGAAACTGGTATAATAGTTTTCAAGAGAAAAGTGAAGCTTTGCTACTTAACAGATCTAGCTCTTAAGGACTTTACACACTAAACTAGCAAGCAGCTTATCAGTAACAAGAAAAGTAATAGTCAGACCAGTTTGCAATCAACTCCAGTTAAGAAGGATATACACCATTCAATCACAACAAGAAGAGGCTTGTTGCCCTCAATTACTCACGTAAAATTCACCAACCAAAAGGATGTtccaaaaactaaaaattttctttcacAATCTCAAAGTctgaatcaagaagttgaactCTATCTTTGAGCTGCACAACTAGTAAATGAATCATTCCTACCGTCTCAAGGATTCAATCTCATTTACTTTTTGTAAgtagaaaaaaatttgaatcaACACCGCATACGAATTCTTCAAGTCATGGTTTTGTACAAGGTACCATCATTAATCTAAACAACTCCAAAAAGAACAAAGTTGAGGTAGCCAATCAGGTAATGATTTAACAGCTCAATTTTAGATTGTCATTCAATTGGACACATCACATTCCAATAATATCTACACCAGAGTGATAAGACTAAAAgatggaatcaaatttctctTAACAATACTCAATAACTAATTATTTCATTAATCCAAAAAATGCAATAAATCGAGTCCATAACAGTTACAAAACCAGGACAAGGATCAAactagatagggatcaagaaaacaaaaaaattacccAGGTGGAACAAAGAAAGCTGCGTAAGGtacaaccatgatagcagtggGAAGTGAAACTGCACCCAAAAGAAGCAAGTTCATGAGCTCCCTCTTTCCCATATCGGGCACTCTATCATCAGCAGGCACACTTGTGGCCATGCAAGAAACTTTCATCCTCTTATCCTTCCCCCATCCTAACTTGCCACTTCTCATCATCATTGGCTTCAGAAACAATGATTGTGATGGACAGTACATGCTACTCTTGCTTGAACATAGCTACAAATAGAAGAAAATGATTCTTCAGACACGTtatccaatcacctttttattatCCAAACAAACGTGTTACAGAAAACTCCTTTCTGGAGCGACAATTGTGAAGTATAGAATAAAGGGTTGATGAGGGAATTACCTGAGAAGGTGGGACGGGTGAGAGAGTGGAGGAAGCCATTGCAGAGATTAGGCTTCTAGGAAGAAAGGTGTACGGAGATGTAGACGTTGAGGACTCTGGTGGGATTTTGATTTCTTTGTAAGGTGACTAAAAAATATGACAACAAAAGGATAAAGGAAGAGCGCGTGACAGCCACAATTTTTGCTACGAATAGGAAGATAAGGCAGTGGTTTGGATAGCCACAGACCAAGAATTGGGATATCATGGACTGAAATCATGGGCTGTTCTTTTTATAgttatgatttattttcttttgcccttttttgcttttttgacCTTTAAAATCAAGCAACAATTGAATCTTCTTTGAAGTAATTAGATtgtttttttgattattttttaggCATCAACTTTTGGTGCTTTAACTCTTAAAAGCGCCACAAAAGAAACCCTGTTTGGATTGTTAatgtttttggaaaaatatttcAGCTTGTCTTAATATTTCTTTTACACAATTTTTGATCATATTTTTTACTTTAAGCACATCACATCTTCAAAAAAGTGTTaaagtaattttttcaaaaaaccttCAAATTCCTAAAAATTTTCTTCTGCATAAGTGTTGAAATAATAGGGTGGATGGTAATTTTAAGGCCTTAGTAATGAGTTAacattttctttcttgtatGATTAATTCATGGGGTGGATGGTAATTTTAAAACTGCAATAATGAACCCACATCTTCTTTCTTGTATGCTTAATTCATGAAGTGGATGGTAATTATAAAGTTTTAATAATGAGACcccattttctttcttgtatACTTATTGAGTGTCCTAAGTCCATCAAATAGGgagaaaaaaatttgttttcaatGAAAAGGGGGGAGATGAGCCTGGTGCCTGGTGGAACAATTCTTGCAAATAATATCTCCTTGTGGTGAAATTAGACATTTTGAAAGACTAAAGATTCTAGTATCACCGTTACTAACTAGGGATTTGGTAATCTAATGTAGAATTAAGGGAAAATTGTGATAATGATATCCTGGTTTTAGCCCAAATACATGGGGCAGTTTGGAATCAATTAACTCTAATTGCAAGTTTAAACTGGTTTTAAACAAAAATGGCTCACTATATAACCACAATCATGATTTATAGCTTTTTCAAGCTAAGAACTTTCATTCATGTTGGTTCATGGCTTCATTCAATAAGGCATCATTTGGATTGAATGAAAGGAagggaaatgaaagaaaaggacattgaaaaaaaaaaaaaaggtaaagtaGAGAAGAGGAAAACAGTTTCCATCCATCTTGTTGGATTAGATATACAAGGAGCAAAAAAGAAATAACTGAAGGTTTATTTGAattgaagaaggaaaagagCAAGTGTTAGTTAActgaaaaaatttataaaaaataatcttttaaaaaaaacttaattATAGCATTAAATTTAGTTCATTTTTCCTCCATTTCTACCCACTTTTAGAAAGAAACATAACTGAACAAACCTATTAGATCCTATCCCTTCCATTCCCTCCCTATCCTTTCCtttgatccaaaaaaaaaaaaagaacaaaaatccCTCCAACTCCTCTCCTTTTCTCCCTCTTGCAGCCCCGCAATCCAAACAGTGCCTAAAATCTTTACGTCGTGTTTTTTACGATTAAACTTTGCAGGCCCGAACGCGAGGCCCACAGACAGCGTCCGGGCCGTGCTTTTAAAGGAATGTGTTCGGCGTTCTTGTAGTCACCAATATGGGCTCCGACGCTGGATTCGAACGAGACAAACCTTAGATGGGTCTTTTCCTATTACCAATTTGTAGCCCATCTTGATTTACttctgatttttcaaatttacacTGGAGAAATATACACTTCCATAACTACTGAAAAGCTGATTTGCTGTCGATGTATCGATTTTCTCAAAACAAGCGTTCATacttttcaatttcaaaagacCGTATGAAAGTTTGACTAATTAACCATGTGACACAGTTGCCGTACTTAGATATTTTTCCTGACTAACTTAGTCAAAATATTAGTATTCAGtttaatatgtataaatatttaggCAATcaatcatttcattttcatgcCAGTCCAGTTGATGAAACTTCTTAAATTATGTCTTTAGTACATTGCCATTGACATCATCGACATTGTAAGTCAAACATAAAATAGTTTGCAATGATTTTTCTGTACTTGACAAAGTAGGAAAAAACATTATTAAAATATTTCTATGACAATAGTATGCTATTATGTAATGATTTTAGGATTTCGAGTCTGACAGCTGAGGATGAAAAGGATGAGAgggtaaaaaatatatataatgattTTAGGATTCATGAAAACGAAAATGTTCGCCTGATATAGTGAAAATGTTCAATCAAGATGTGAAGTTATGACTTGATGTTAGGTTTATAAGTTGGCTTTGGGGAAGAAAGAATGTGTAATGTCTAGATAAGGAGTGTTAACTTAAGTTTTTAGGCCATGAGTTGGATTCTGGTTTATTTGGAACAAAATGAAAGATTAAAATAGAATTTAAAGCCCTTATAGTTTCTTTTACCGATAAATTTAGAAATGTTTTTAAACAAAAGAAggatggaattttttttttttttaataagtgaGAAGTCTTGAATTCAGTAACTTCTATTTACAATCCCTTCCACCTTACCATTCAATTCAACCCCTCGTGAGGATGGAACCTTAATGATATAACATTCGAAAAGTATACTTTAACTAATATTGTAAAAACCACACATTTATCGGAGTAAAAAATGGGGGATTGACCTTGAAATTTAAGATGTTCAATGTGTCCTCCTGCAAATGCACTGGCAATGTattccaaaagtacataaataaTGGAATGTAGGTTTATGATTTTGTCCCAAGCAGAAGATGAAGGCCCACTCCAGTTGTAGTATATGTAACTCTTGACTCTACTGGATATATAGCTATCAAATTTAACAGAAATACAATGATTATGTTTTCTGCATGGGGGAATGGCGTGATATTTCCACTCATCATGTGATTGCATGTGTGTATCTCTTCCTCTGTGTATGCCACTCCATTCACTTCCCGCTCATTTTTCCTGCTTGCTGCCCTTCACACAATCACATAGTTCACAGCCTGCAATTTTGTTTATGCACCTTTTAGcaatttttggccaaattcAGCAGCACATTAGTTAGGATATTTTGAAGTATACAATGGTTTCAAAATCTGTTGTACAAAAATTATGCAACAAACGGCCTTAAGGGTCTATTCTAAGCATTGTCTTTTGAGTTCACCGTTTGGATTGAAGGAAAGGGAGGGAAAGGAAGTGAAAGGAGTTCCGAAGAAAATAAAGGAAGTGCGAGtacacaaaaacaaaaatttcatccattttaTTGGATTAGAAATGAAGggagaagggaaaaaaagactTATTATATCATTTGGcttggaaaaggaaaagaaaggaacggAAAAAGTCATGTTGGTGAGTTTAAGTGGAGAGGGGAGATAAAGGATGTTCTTCCATGACAAATCTCAAtacttttagtttttctttttgttttcttcttccacATTAAAAGATGCACTTTGTCAAAGTGTAAACTGTAAGATAGTAGCGTGACTTGAATTATATGTACATTATGTAAACTAATATGCACAATTGTCTAGAATGGCTTTAAAGCTTCCTATCTTCCCAAATGAAATGACTTTGAAAAGTTGTAAAGTTGTTTTAGTACATAAATTTTACCCTCTAAAATTGTTGCCTATGTGGAGAGTTTTGGAGCGAGGTCTCCTAGGAATGGATGTGGATTAGCTCCaagtagaggtgtcaaaatgggtgacttgggcgggtttaggttgggtaaaatgggtaatgggtataagtgagtcaactcatttatacccatttaattagatgggtataaatgggtaagtcaaaaaatgaattgggtaacccaattacccatttataaatcatttattttaactttttgtaaactcatttaaattcatttttgcaaactaagttatcaatttataccactttttgtacccatcattagttttaaatatttacttataatgttcaataaacttaattaccaatttttttcatttatactctatgtcacaaaattacctattatttaataattgaataatacaaatataaaaacttaatccaaaaattttgaacccctaacatttttttcatatataaatttaaaatttcattttataaagataagaaaataggctaaaatttatcataaattggtaatgctaaaaaataagcaagttaacaaactaagaaaaaataaaataataagataaaaccaacaaataataataataataataatgttaacatcatgacaaaatgaaaaatttgaaaaaaaaaggtaggggaaaagaagagacttggagggaagagaattttaaatgggttaattgggtttgatgggttacccaataatacccatttaataaatgggtattattggataacccatttatacccatatacaaaaatttaatatatccatacccatctattcatgggcgggtatgggtaaatCTAGTTAAGTGGattgatttgccacctctagcTCCAAGTACATTAAAGAGAAGCTAAATGTACATTCCTCTATTTTAAATTTACTTACACCTTTCTTGCATTATTatcttgtttttgaaatattaaaaCTTTCTAATAACCTTCACATCTAAATAACAAATAACCAAGATTGACCTTATTCTAAAACGggataagatttttttttgtattttatgagTAAAAGGGTTCAAATTCGAGATTTTTCATTtacatttcttttcttaaatcaTCCGTCCCATTCCTCTCCCAAGACGAGATAGGTTAAATATGGAGATGATTTCTCTCTTTGAATAGGCTTTCTCTAGTACCAATGCATGGAGTGAGAATCTACTTGCAATGTTAGggaaaagaaagtaagacaCTACCACCAAGTAAAGATTCTAAAGAAAGTAAGGGTAGTAAAAGATGGAAACCAATTAAAGCTTCCAGAAATGAATAGATAAAGGCAAAACGTACGAGATGG of Coffea arabica cultivar ET-39 chromosome 5c, Coffea Arabica ET-39 HiFi, whole genome shotgun sequence contains these proteins:
- the LOC113743416 gene encoding cytochrome b6-f complex iron-sulfur subunit 1, chloroplastic produces the protein MASSTLSPVPPSQLCSSKSSMYCPSQSLFLKPMMMRSGKLGWGKDKRMKVSCMATSVPADDRVPDMGKRELMNLLLLGAVSLPTAIMVVPYAAFFVPPGLGGASGGTVAKDALGNDVLVDVWLKNHGPGDRTLTQGLKGDPTYLVVEKDRTLATYGINAVCTHLGCVVPWNPAENKFICPCHGSQYNNQGMVVRGPAPLSLALAHADIDEGKVVFVPWVETDFRTGEDPWWA